In Fodinibius saliphilus, the sequence TAGAGCGCAGGGTACTAACGGTATCTGGCAGATGGAACGCGATGCCGTTCACATCAGGGGGCGCAGCGATGCTCACCGTTGGGAAGACTTCGACAAGTACCAGGATGAGTTTGATTCTGAACTTTGGCAACGGTACGAGCGTGAAGCAGAGGGGGCCGGACATGGAGGTATGGATTACTTCGTTCGGAATGCTTTTGTGGAAGCTATTAAGAACCAAGCGCCAACGCCACAAGATGTATATGATGCTGCGGCGTGGAGCGTAATTTCACCTCTGTCAGAAAACTCCATTGCAGAGGGCGGGGCCCCGGTAGAGTTTCCCGACTTTACAGGTGGAAAGTGGATCGAAAATGATCGCATTTTTGATCCTAATGGCCCGTTTTAAAAAATAGCCAATATAATTGTACTGAATAGTGATAAGTGAGCATAAAACCCCCTGTATATAGAGGCAGGGGGTTTTATTTTTGTAATTTTAAAATTTCTTACTGGCCCACTCCGACCTTTTGGGTAATGACTGCCCCCCTAGAATACGCCAAGGTATTAATCTGTAGAAACTTCTAACGCAGGCACGTCTTCGATCAGTGTATGGTCGTTCGAGCCCGAGTACAGCCGCTTTCGGATGGCCAGAGGAATTAATTTCATGAGTGAGTAGAAAAATATAGTTATAATAGCTGAATCTGAGGGCAAAAATTGTATACCCTAAAATGTATAGTTATGGTTAATTATCTATCGATCTTTTGTTGTGTCGTTCTCAGTTTTCTGGCTTCCCCTGCAGCTGGTCAGGATACCCTGACGGTAATGAGTTACAATATTTATCACGGAGAGCATTTTTATAAGAGCGGAGAAAGTAACCTGGAAGAGATCGCTTCGGTCATAAATCGGGTAAGTCCGGATTTAGTATCCCTGCAAGAGGTTGATAGCTTAACAGGGCGATCGGCTGACCTAAACGATGGAGTTCCGGTTAACCAAGTGAAAAAGCTGGCTGAACAAACAGGCATGTATGGGTATTTTGGTAAGGCTATGGATTTTGATGGTGGAGGGTATGGGGAAGGGTTATTGGCGAATACATCTCTGAACGTTGAAAAAGTTGCACTTCCCATTCCTAAAGGTGGAGAGCCCCGTACTCTTATAGTAGCAGAATATCCAATTGATAAACAGCAGTATATTAGATTTGGAGGAACACATCTGTGTCATCAGTATCAAAAAAACAGGGTTGCACAAATAGAAAAAATAAACAGCTATTTTTCTAATGGCGATTCCCCTGCCATCATTGCAGGGGACTTTAATTTTACTCCAGAACAGAAGCCATATCACATTACCGTTAAAAAATGGGTTGATGCTGCCAAGTTAGCAGGAAACATAAAACGAACAATACCGTATGATAATCCTTCAAGCAGAATTGATTATTTCTTTCTGTCAGAACAAAATTGGAAAATTATTGAAATGAAAGTTTTGCGAGAGAACAATTCCGATCATATGCCTCTTGTATTGAAGGTGGTAATTTGATTATTCCCTTTAAAATAGGGCTGTATATAAGGGGATTTGCCGAACGAAACTCTTGCAATCTCACGTTTAAACTGCTTTATTAGAAATTAGTGGGAAATTTTTTGCCCTGTTCCTACGTTAACAGATAAAAAAGAACCAAACTTATTATCTATGCCTGAGAAAGTTAAGAAGTTCGAAGAGATGATCGAAGATCCCACTGCGCATCAGTTAAAAGCCTACTATGATGCAAAAGAAAAAGCCTGTCTGGATGCAATGAAATCATCCACTTCAAAGAATCCACATAATAAGGGTTCTAACTTGGCAGATTTTTGGGATTATGTCTACAAACAATTTTACGAAATACAATAATTGATATAACTAAACATTCATGTTCAAAGTCTGTAGGATATTTTCCTGCAGACTTTTTTTATTGAATAATGAATGTATATAAGGCAATAATGGTTATTTGCTAATGTCATTAGTATGTAACGCAATATAATTTGTCTTATATTTTTCTAGAATGCTTTATTAATAGTTATAGGGTAAAAGATGGATATTAAGTTTGTAGACAGGGAAAAGATATACAGCTCTAAAAAAAGGGCCTCTAAGTTTAAACCCTTGTTAAAGGCGCTTGATAAGCTTGAGGTAGGGGGAGAGGCTATTGAAGTTGACTATGAAAGTGACAAAAGTGTTAACTCCATGCGGACAGCAGTATATCAATATAACCAAGAAAAAGGAGTTAAAATAAGAAGCGGAAAAGACCCTGACAGAAAAAAAGTTTACTTCTATAGAGAAAAGTAGAAATTGAAATAAGTCTTGATTGTAAAGTATTTCGATAGCTAAATAAGTTCCTGGAAGTTATCTGTGATAAAAAAAATGCTACCATGCTTTTTGTTGTAAAAGTATACTGTTTTTCTCGTTACTCTTTATAGATATGCTGCTTAATCAAGCACTAAACGTATCGACTTTTACAATGCTTAAAAAGAGGACTGATCACACATCAAACTATTCATAAATGTAGTCAATATCTATGGATGATCGCGCTACAGTAAATCACGAATCGATGTTGGAAGAGGTTTTAGAAGGATTACAACAGCAGCAAAAAGAATTACCGTCAAAATTATTTTATGATGAAAAAGGATCGGAACTGTTTGAACAGATAACCTACCTGGATGAGTACTACCTGACGAGAACAGAACGCTCCATTTTACAGGAGAATATAGTGGAGATCGGTGAGCAGGTTGGTCCCAAATCACTACTTATAGAACTAGGAAGCGGAAGTAGTTCAAAAACGCGGTTGCTTTTTGAAAAGCTTTCATCAGTTGCAGCGTATGTGCCGGTAGATATATCAGAAGAATATTTGCTTAAGGTGGTTAATAATTTGCGGATGGAGTATCCCCGAATATCGATTATACCGGTATTTGCTGATTACACCTCAGAGTTTGACTTACCTAACCTTGGTGACAGTTATCAAAAGCAGCTGGTGTTTTTTCCGGGATCGACTATTGGAAATTTTCGGCCTGCAGAAGCCCGATCATTTTTTGCTACCGTATGCTCAGTCACCGATGCTGATTCAGCGATGTTGATAGGGGTTGATTTAAAAAAGGATAAGACAATAATAGAGAAGGCCTACAACGATGAGCAGGGGATAACCGCTGCTTTCAATAAAAATATATTGGTGCGGTTAAATCGAGAGTTGGGTACCGACTTTGATATCGATGCCTTCAAACATGATGCATTTTATAATGAAGAGTGCGGGCGGGTAGAGATGCACCTGGTATCCCAACAAGAACAGACAGTAACAATTGCCGGAGAGCAGATTTATTTTAAAGAAGGGGAATCCATCCACACCGAAAATTCGTATAAATACTCGTTACGTGATTTTGAGGAGTTGGTGAGTCAATGGTACTCCGTTGAGCAGGTTTGGACTGATAACAATAATTACTTTTCAATCCAATACCTCGAACGTAAATAAATTACGATGAAACAGTGAGGTCAGTTATGATACGTTTCTTTAGCATGGATACGCAGGATGAATCAAACAACTCTCCGGTGAAGACCGTGATTTTTACACTGCTAATGATCTTAATTATTGGATCGTTCTTTTTACAGATGAGTATGGGAATCTGCCCGGTACCATAGAAAAATGTAAATCCCTGATAAATCTGCTTTTATCTCTCCTTCTATTTCGTTAATTATTTTGCATTAAATACGGCGTTAATCAATAAGGGTATCTATGAAATTGGTAAAATCAATTGCGGCAGGCTTTTTAATTTTCTTGGGAGGATGTTTTTTGTCTCCCCAACAGGTAGTAGGACAAGAAGAGCAATCCAATACCTATGACCATTCATTTTATCAAGATCTGGAATTTCGCACAGTTGGACCTAGTCGTGGTGGACGTGTAACAGCAGTTGAGGGCCATCCGGGGCATCCCCACACTTTTTATATGGGGGCTGCCGGTGGTGGTGGAGTCTGGCGAACAACGGACTATGGCAGTTCATGGCAAAATCTTACCGACGGAAAAGGATTTAAGAGCACCAGCATAGGGGCTATTGAGGTAACAGAATCGGATACGAGTACTATTTATGTAGGAACAGGCACTGATGGTATTCGTGCAAATGTGACGACCGGTCGTGGAATGTATAAATCTACGGATGCCGGCAACAGCTGGGAGTTTATTGGTCTGGAAGAAGCTGGACAAATAGGAGCGGTAGAGGTGCATCCTGAAAACCCTGATTTAGTGTATGTTGCAGCATTGGGTCATCCTTTTGGTAAAAATTCACAGCGTGGCGTGTTTCGTTCTAAGGATGGAGGAGAAAACTGGGAAAAGGTGCTTTTCCTTTCTGATTCTACCGGGGCGATTGATTTGGAGTTGAATCCCCAGAACCCGGACGAAATTTATGCTGCCATGTGGCGGGCCGAACGAAAGCCGTGGACGATTATCAGCGGTGCGGCTAAAGAGGATGGTATCTATAAGTCTATGGATGGCGGTGATAACTGGAAAAAGCTGGAAAAAGGATTGCCACAGGGACTTATAGGGAAAGTTGATTTTGCGGTGACGCCTGCTAATCCGGATCGTATTTATGCCCTTGTTGAAGCTCCGGGTGATAAACAGGGACTCTATCGGTCTGAGGATCGCGGCGAGAGTTGGAAGCAGATCAGCGATAAAGAGGATATTATGAGCCGCCCCTTTTATTTCACGAATATTACAGCCCACCCTAAAGATCCCGATAAAATTTATGTGGGAAATGTACGCTACTGGGTTTCTGATGATGGAGGCGAAACGTTTGAACGCAAATCAGTAACACACGCCGATGTGCATGATTTGTGGATCAACCCCGACAATCCTAACATACAGGTGCAGGGGAATGACGGTGGTGCTACCGTAACACTGGATGGTGGAGAAAGCTGGTCTACGCAGTACAATCAGCCAACAGCAGAACTCTACCAGGTTAACGTGGATAATCGTTTCCCGTATTGGTTGTACTCCGGTCAGCAAGATAATTCAACAATTTCAGTACCCAGCCTGCCCCCGGCTGAGAGTTCGGAAACCCCGCAAGGACTTTGGCATATGATTGGAGGTTGCGAAACGGGGCCGGCAGTACCGCAAATTAATAATCATACTGTTGTATTTGCTAACTGTAAGGGGCGCTTTGGCAGGTACAATAAAGAGACCGGACAGGAGAAGCAGTATTGGGTGGGAGCGCAGTATATGTATGGACGAAATCCTGCCAAGCTGGAGTATCGTTTTCAGCGAGTATCGCCTATTGAGGTATCGCCACACGATTCCAGCGTAGTGTATCACGGTTCACAGTTTGTGCATCGCACCACTAACGGAGGTGAAAAGTGGGAAACGATCAGTCCCGATTTAACGGCTTTTAAAGATAAGTACCAAGTAGCTTCGGGTGGACCTATTACGCGAGATATCACCGGGGAAGAGCATTATAGTACGCTCTATTCCATTGAAGTTTCTCCCCATAGTCCGGATGTCATTTGGGCCGGGGCCAATGACGGGCCGGTTCATATTACTAAAGACGGGGGAGAAAACTGGATCAATATTACGCCCGAGGATCTTCCAGAAGATGGTCGTGTGGATGGCATTGAGCCTTCTCCTCATACCGCGGGTACAGCCTATATTGCTGTGCAGCGTCGCCTGTTGGATGATTTTCATCCCTATATTTATAAAACCACCGATTTTGGTGAAAGCTGGAAGCTGTTGAGCAATGGTGAAAACGGTATTCCCTCGGACTACCCGACGCGTGTTGTCCGGGAAGATCCTGATCGCAAAGGCCTGTTGTATGCAGGGACTGATTTTGGGCTTTTTGTTTCTTTTGATGATGGTACGCACTGGCAACAGTTGGAGCAGGGATTGCCTGTCTCACCCATCACGGAAATTAAGGTGCACCAGAAAGACCTGGTGTTGTCGACGATGGGGCGTGGTTTTTGGATTTTGGATAACCTGACGCCGCTACATCAGCTAAGTGATGAACTTAGTAAGACTAAACATCACCTATTCGAGCCGCGTGACGCTTATCGGATGGACTATTGGGGGTTCGGGTCTGATGTGCCGCAGTACCCAGAGGCAGGGGCAATGCTCGATTTCTACCTGGATGAAATACCAGAGGAGCCCGTTGTCTTGGATATTCTGACCGACGAGGGCACGGTTATTCGTCAATTTGTGGGAAAAGCTGGTGGCGATGAAGAGACTGAGACTCCTAAAGCTGATCAAGCCAATATGAAAGCCCCTGGCCCTGAAAAAATTGGAAAGCCTGACCGTTTTAAGATTAAGGAAGGGCACAACCGTTTTACTTGGGATCTCCGGTATCCCGATAAAACGATCGCTTCCTCCGAAGGGGAGCAGTACTTTGGCGTTGGTGCCGGACCGCTGGCCGTACCGGGTAAATACAAGGTACGTCTGACAATTGGCGACTGGAGTCAGACTCGTGAGTTAGATCTACAGATTGATCCACGCATAAAAACCGATGGGGTAAGTAAAGCAGACTTGCAGGCACAGTTAGAGCTTAACCTGGATATTCGTGATGCCATTGGGAAGTCACAGAAAATGGCTGCAGCTATGGATACGATGCGGAGCCGCGTGGATTCTGCCAGGGTGCGTGGAGATATTACTGGTGACAAAGCCCAAGAAGTGACTAACACGCTTGACGAACTGTACCGCGAACTGGTGACCTCTGAAGAAGGGAGTTACCAACCACCTATGCTTATCGACCAGCTGGAGTATCTATATTATATGACCATTTCAGCGGATCAGCGTCCCGGTAATGATGCCTACAACCGTTTTGAAACGCTCAATGGAGAGCTTGAAAAAATTGAAAGTGAATGGCAGGAGTTTCAGAAAAAAGTGAAGTTACCTGGGGAGGTTATTGATTGATTTTTTTGGGATTCGGAGTATGAATTAATAGGTGATTAGGTGACAAGGGAATGTTGGGTTCTGAATGTTGAATTATGAATTACATTTCTCCTGCTGGCATAACTTTGTAACTCAGACCGGCATGAAAAAGGAGTAACGTCCGACCGATTCATTCCTGTCCACTCGCTGTTCTCACAAATGCTACTAGTCGCGCATCAGCTTCTTGTACTGTACGCGTTCAGGATGGTAGCGTGAGCCCAGTCGTTTCTCCCTGTTATCCTCATACTCCGAGTAGTTGCCGTGGAACCAGTATACCTGGCTGTTGCCTTCAAAAGCCAGCATGTGGGTAGCAATACGATCCAGGAACCAGCGGTCGTGCGAAATAACCACTGCACAGCCCGCAAAATCAAGCAGGGCCTCTTCAAGGGCACGTAGCGTATGCACATCAAGATCGTTAGTAGGCTCATCAAGCAGCAGCACATTGGCCTCCTGTTTTAACATTTTAGCCAGGTGTACACGATTGCGTTCGCCACCCGATATTTCGCTGCAGCGCTTTTGCTGATCGCTGCCGCTAAAGTTAAACCGTGCGGTATAGGCCCGTGAGTTGATCTCTCGGTTACCCAGTTTCACCGTATCTTT encodes:
- a CDS encoding endonuclease/exonuclease/phosphatase family protein, whose product is MVNYLSIFCCVVLSFLASPAAGQDTLTVMSYNIYHGEHFYKSGESNLEEIASVINRVSPDLVSLQEVDSLTGRSADLNDGVPVNQVKKLAEQTGMYGYFGKAMDFDGGGYGEGLLANTSLNVEKVALPIPKGGEPRTLIVAEYPIDKQQYIRFGGTHLCHQYQKNRVAQIEKINSYFSNGDSPAIIAGDFNFTPEQKPYHITVKKWVDAAKLAGNIKRTIPYDNPSSRIDYFFLSEQNWKIIEMKVLRENNSDHMPLVLKVVI
- the egtD gene encoding L-histidine N(alpha)-methyltransferase, whose amino-acid sequence is MDDRATVNHESMLEEVLEGLQQQQKELPSKLFYDEKGSELFEQITYLDEYYLTRTERSILQENIVEIGEQVGPKSLLIELGSGSSSKTRLLFEKLSSVAAYVPVDISEEYLLKVVNNLRMEYPRISIIPVFADYTSEFDLPNLGDSYQKQLVFFPGSTIGNFRPAEARSFFATVCSVTDADSAMLIGVDLKKDKTIIEKAYNDEQGITAAFNKNILVRLNRELGTDFDIDAFKHDAFYNEECGRVEMHLVSQQEQTVTIAGEQIYFKEGESIHTENSYKYSLRDFEELVSQWYSVEQVWTDNNNYFSIQYLERK
- a CDS encoding WD40/YVTN/BNR-like repeat-containing protein, which produces MKLVKSIAAGFLIFLGGCFLSPQQVVGQEEQSNTYDHSFYQDLEFRTVGPSRGGRVTAVEGHPGHPHTFYMGAAGGGGVWRTTDYGSSWQNLTDGKGFKSTSIGAIEVTESDTSTIYVGTGTDGIRANVTTGRGMYKSTDAGNSWEFIGLEEAGQIGAVEVHPENPDLVYVAALGHPFGKNSQRGVFRSKDGGENWEKVLFLSDSTGAIDLELNPQNPDEIYAAMWRAERKPWTIISGAAKEDGIYKSMDGGDNWKKLEKGLPQGLIGKVDFAVTPANPDRIYALVEAPGDKQGLYRSEDRGESWKQISDKEDIMSRPFYFTNITAHPKDPDKIYVGNVRYWVSDDGGETFERKSVTHADVHDLWINPDNPNIQVQGNDGGATVTLDGGESWSTQYNQPTAELYQVNVDNRFPYWLYSGQQDNSTISVPSLPPAESSETPQGLWHMIGGCETGPAVPQINNHTVVFANCKGRFGRYNKETGQEKQYWVGAQYMYGRNPAKLEYRFQRVSPIEVSPHDSSVVYHGSQFVHRTTNGGEKWETISPDLTAFKDKYQVASGGPITRDITGEEHYSTLYSIEVSPHSPDVIWAGANDGPVHITKDGGENWINITPEDLPEDGRVDGIEPSPHTAGTAYIAVQRRLLDDFHPYIYKTTDFGESWKLLSNGENGIPSDYPTRVVREDPDRKGLLYAGTDFGLFVSFDDGTHWQQLEQGLPVSPITEIKVHQKDLVLSTMGRGFWILDNLTPLHQLSDELSKTKHHLFEPRDAYRMDYWGFGSDVPQYPEAGAMLDFYLDEIPEEPVVLDILTDEGTVIRQFVGKAGGDEETETPKADQANMKAPGPEKIGKPDRFKIKEGHNRFTWDLRYPDKTIASSEGEQYFGVGAGPLAVPGKYKVRLTIGDWSQTRELDLQIDPRIKTDGVSKADLQAQLELNLDIRDAIGKSQKMAAAMDTMRSRVDSARVRGDITGDKAQEVTNTLDELYRELVTSEEGSYQPPMLIDQLEYLYYMTISADQRPGNDAYNRFETLNGELEKIESEWQEFQKKVKLPGEVID